The DNA sequence ACCTCACGGTAGGTGACGGCGCCCTAGACTGTGCCCCATGCCCGACCGCAACGTACTGGGCGGCCCTCTGGAGCCGTGCGGTAGCGACCCGATCACCGGCTTCTACCGCGACGGTTGTTGCTCATCGGGGCCCGAGGACATTGGCCTGCACACGATTTGCGCCGTCGTCACCGGCGAATTCCTGGAACACCAGCGTTCGATCGGTAACGACCTGTCCACGCCGATGCCGGCCTATCGGTTCCCTGGGCTGACGCCCGGCGATCGCTGGTGCGTCACCGCGCTGAACTGGTTGCGGGCCCACCGCGATGGCTGCGCCGCGCCTGTGGTGCTGGCCGCCACCCATGAACGCACGCTGGAGGTGGTCGCCCTAGAGGTGCTGGCGGACTACGCCGTCGACGTGCCCGATGACCCGAGCGACCTCTGACCTTGACCGGCTTTCGCCGGCAACCCGAGGATCAATAGCCGAGTATTGCGCCGACGCCGCCGCCGCTGTTTTGCTGCACGCGCTTTTCGTACCAGACGAATTCCTCGACCAGGGGGCCGTCCTCGGGGCAGTCGGCGATCACTGACCCGGCCAGCAGTCGCCCGGTCTGGTCCGCGGGCAGACCACTGGTCGCCAGGATGTGGCTGACGGCATGCTTGACTCCCGCCAGATTCGGCTCGTCGTTGATGAATGCGCAGACATCACCACCGTGATCGGTGACGTAGTCGCCTATCTGGTCACCACTGGCGTGGGCCGGTACAGACAGCACCAGTCCCATCGGCAGACCGCACAGCACCGCGGCAGACAACGCCATCTTTCCCATACCCCACCCCCAGCCTTCGTCCATCGGGCAACACGAAGCACAACCTCACCATTGTGCGGCCATTTCGCGGTGTTGTCACGCCACACGCG is a window from the Mycobacterium sp. SVM_VP21 genome containing:
- a CDS encoding DUF2237 domain-containing protein; its protein translation is MPDRNVLGGPLEPCGSDPITGFYRDGCCSSGPEDIGLHTICAVVTGEFLEHQRSIGNDLSTPMPAYRFPGLTPGDRWCVTALNWLRAHRDGCAAPVVLAATHERTLEVVALEVLADYAVDVPDDPSDL